The Primulina huaijiensis isolate GDHJ02 chromosome 18, ASM1229523v2, whole genome shotgun sequence DNA window GTTTTGGTAAAATGGCATACTTCAGATACCACGGCTGGCCATATCCTCCTCCGCAATTGTCAAGATTTACAcagatcatatcaaaatataacaGCCTCAATGTCTTCCTATAATGCAGCTTAAAACCATTTTGACAATTTCAAACTTCTACATTTATTTAGATTGTACAAATATATTACAGCCATACGGGTAAATAatacaacaataatcataagaTGATCAAACCCATAAACCATGTTTTCATTTAACAACGTAAATGAGTTCGACGCAAGAAAAGACAAAACCCAACACCctcaccccaccccaccccaatGTTGTAatgtaaaaaattatacaaaaaagacACGTCCAAAAAGTTGAATCTACCTCGTGAATCCGACCAAACAACTTCTACAACTGATTATGTAAACAAGATCATATCCACCTTATCTCACATAAAACTACATTCTGGAAAAAAACAACTGTAAATATCAATTTTTCACCTATATTACAAACCAAATGCAAAATCTTTACACTCCAATTACAGATAAAAGCTTTAAAGCTACAATCTTGGAGAAAGAATTCATCTTGGTTTCTGATATACATCTGATTTTCACTTGTTGGTGAACTCTAACCAATGTTAAAAGTATAATTTGTGTAAACATCACTTCCAGCTTCTCTTTGGCCTGAAATTTTCGTATAAAAAAACGAAATAACTACGTTTATTAAGTTATGATGCAGAAGTTCACTATCATCCTCATTATAGTCAAATACTTTTTAAAGAATGAAGATAATGTTTATACTTCCGACTCTTCTGTTGTTGGCGCCAGTAGCAGGCGAGGGCTCCAAATGCGCAGCTTGCAACAGCAATGGCCAAAGCAGCTCCAACAGGCACTGTAACTGCGTGTGCTGAGGCTGTTATATCATCAGCTGGTAATATGTTAGTCTTGTCTGAAACAAGTTCCTTATCCTTGTATAGGGATACAAGTGTCTTTCCGTAATAGTCGACCAAAAACCTATAAACCTCGTCTTGATCCCATTTGACCCCATTTTCATCAACATCCTTTGTAGTTTTCGAATGATAGCAGGAAGGACAAAGTTGTCGTGGAGGCCATATTAATTTAGGGAATTCAGGGTCACCGGTATCTTCTTTTGCTTCTTCCTTCATAAGTCTCTCATTAACTTTGTTGTGTGCGTCCCACAACCAAAGGGCGAAATCACGAGCTTTCTTGAAAGGTTTGGTAACACTGCAAAGTTTGATTCATATGCTTACATGTAGTATTTTCTATAGCAAAATTGTTATGGAAGGTAACACTGGACTTGCCTTGAACACATGTCATGAAAATGCTGCCGGCATTCTTGACAGAGAAAGAAACTATGAATAAAATCGCAGATAGCAGCAAATGCAGCGTGACTTTCTTCATCGTCAACTCGTACAGAAAGTGAGTGCAATAAAACCCATAATCCACAACTGCAAAGGTAACAGAAATATCAGTTACGCCTGCTACTACAACTTCAAAGGTGTCACCATTTTGATTGCCGTTTAATTAATCATAGTGTAGCTTTAATGGACCAGAGACCAGTTAAAATCAGGTATATTCCATGAAACATCTAGCGGAAAACGTTTCCAGGTTTGATTGGCATGACATTTACAAGATGTTCTTCAGGATAAACCAGCATCATCTTAATTACATTCGAAGCTACAGGTAACATGCATTCTATTCATGCATTGAAGCAGTTTACTTTTAAGCAAAAGACAGAATGCTAATGGCCAACAAAGAATATCCAAGgaaaaaaatctctcaaaacaagAACCAAGGGGCTTGATTCTTAAACACCTCCATGCCAACACAATGTTTAATATCCGAGTTAATTGCCTGTGTAATTATCAAAATTCTCAGCACTAGATCAACAAAATCAGAAAAGAGCGGATACTCGAGAAATTGATTATGAATGTGCCTTACCTAAAACCTCTAGTATCGTTCTTGCTGCCACGACAAAACATCTACAAGGGAAATCCAAAGGTCAATAGGAAACAATTAGTTGCTGATTCATTTATAAGAGAGAATCACACCGATTCATTTAAAGACCGAAAagtaaattcatatttttacaGAGAAAACCATATCTGTGGAAGTGATTTACTAGAAATCAAACAGGTAACAAGGAAATCAAAATAAACTTCATCCCTTAGGGTATAAAAACAATGACGTACGTCTTGGTGTCTACTTACACGTCATGTACAAGAATTTTATTAAGTTTATATCCTCTTATGGATATGATTTAAACTACAAGACACACTATttaagagaaaataaaatttgaattatgatttttcttACACATTTCCATGAAATTTCCGTGAGAAAAGTGAATTTCCCCACATTCAGTTAATGGACTTGCAAAACACATCAAGAAGAGCGTAGAATAACTGGCATACATACCCAATAACCACGGGGAACATCATTTCCGCATATCTGATAATTCCCAAGGAGATCTTTCCCTTCACCACTTGCAGCTTCCTTTGTTTTAACTGAAAAGTCGTCAAAATCAACTAGTATTTGTGAAGTTCCCTTCCGGCACCTATGATTGAAATTCGAATTAAAAAGGATGTTGCAAATAAATAACCAATATAAAAGGGGGGAAAAAAATTAACCCACCTTCTTGATGGGTGATGGACAACCAAAAGTTGAAAGAATCTTATAAGCGATGCTTGAGTCTCTAATTTGATCATCTGACaaaattattaatgaataaGAGAGATAATCAGTAAACAAATCAGTTGATGAAGTCAGAAGTGAGAAAAAAACGAAAGTGACGTATATATGCACCTTGTGTTTCAAAATGATATCTAAAGCAGTGGATGTTGCCTCCTCAATATCATATATAGCTCGTGCTATCTTTCACAAGAAATACGTGACAGCGAGTCAGAAAGGTACGTAATAATGTAATTTAAAGTGTTCAGCTATAGTCAACTGTTCAGAACATGAGCTCAGAAGTACCTGTCCAGGATCTGAAGCATTTCTCTGCAGATGCTCATTCTCATATTTCGAATCATCCAAGCTATATGAGCTGTAATGTAAAGGAACATATGTCAAAAGAACAAATACAAATCAATTTGAAGCCAATATTTGTCTAGTAATGCATCTATTGACAGACTAATAGATTTGATATTacagaagaaaaaaattaacaaataaatcAGGGTCTCTTATAGTGAAACCACTCATGCACCTTATGTTTTACAATCCCCATCTTGAGTGATTAGTGTAAAAGTCAGAAAATATGGGGGTCATATTTCCACTGACAAAAGCGGGAAGTAAAAGCAAACATATATTGTACCTATTCATCTTCTTATTGATCCAATTTAGCAACCGATCGGCTGTCCGCATATCTTCAACATAATATATTTCGCTCTTATCTTGCTTTGGGCCCCAACTCCCAGACACAAACTTAGAAGGTGGGCCCCATAAAAGCATAGGGTAGTGATCAACAGAGAACTTACTACAAAGGTCAGTATTTACCTGTGTTGCCAAGAAAGTAAGAAGAAGAAACCATAATAAGATGACAAGGGCTGTTCACTACCACGTAAATTAGCACTCAGTCCTAGAATGCTCCTTTCAGTAGTACAAAGTCAAACTGTCTAAGCAACTTTATAAGGAGcatagttaaaaaaataattgaacgGACAAGCCAAGGCTTGTAAAATGCTTGCTTAGGCACAGGTCTTTTGTAAAACATGCACCTCGGCTGTCCTAAAAGGCCTGATGCTCGCTTAAAAGGTTGCCCTTACAGTATGGCAAGGATTGTGAATTCAAAATGACAAGTGATATATTAGCACTCATAATTCCTGgtatatcaaataatatttctTTTCTATACTTGTAGAATAGTTTGCTAATTACATATTGGACATCATGCAACAAACTTCCTTTACACATAAATATTCTGTAATATCATGCGTAAATATGTCCCGCTTCAACAAGGCGCAAATTTGCTTTATACCTTGACCGGTGAGCACTCATATATCTTTAATAACAATTATCAGGATTactagtttttattttaaatcaacgTTATAAAATAAACTCAAAAGATATCCCAAGTTTAACACTGTATCCATACTTCTAATGTTAAATGCTAACTGTCGGCTAGCCTTGTTAACAGCACAAATGCCATTATCAATTGCAGAATTGAAGTGGCAATGGATGTGAGTGTTTTGCATAACTTTGTCTATCTGCACGCATGTCTGCTTGCAAGTTTTTGACGGAATATACACAAGATTCAAGACCACTCTAAGAAAGCAGagaaattttcttattaaatctATAAActccaaacaaaaaaaaaaatcactctgCTCTCCTTGGAACTAAAAACAAGGTGAGAAAAATTGCAATTCCATACAATAAAATAGGAGCCACCAAAATATGCACACATGCTCTCTGACTTTATATCAGCTTGTTCGCCAAATGGCTATTAAACATGGGCCCACCATATTCCCTCGCTCCACTATGGAAAGTAATATTGTTTTATCAATGAAAGATGTGGATATCtaaatatttttgcaaaaatagtGGTTGGGATTCCTTTTTTATTCTTTTCCGGCTCTTGTTGTGATTCTTCCCAGCCACATGTACCTTAATAGGTGTCaaaccatatttttaaatttcatggtaatacaaaaattgatatttaaaatataaacacaGACGTGACATTGTTGACTACCATTTAAAGAATGCTCACTTACCAACAGAGCATAAAACACCTAACCTAGCTCAACAAATAGCTGAATTCTCT harbors:
- the LOC140964205 gene encoding sulfhydryl oxidase 2-like isoform X2, with product MSSVFAVIFLILSSSCASSISATVSIGSRSILRLIDDDKAEKPDLAVELNPSNFDAVLKETPATFAVVEFFAKWCPACRNYKPQYEKVAKLFNGADAVHPGIILMTRVDCALKVNTDLCSKFSVDHYPMLLWGPPSKFVSGSWGPKQDKSEIYYVEDMRTADRLLNWINKKMNSSYSLDDSKYENEHLQRNASDPGQIARAIYDIEEATSTALDIILKHKMIKLETQASLIRFFQLLVVHHPSRRCRKGTSQILVDFDDFSVKTKEAASGEGKDLLGNYQICGNDVPRGYWMFCRGSKNDTRGFSCGLWVLLHSLSVRVDDEESHAAFAAICDFIHSFFLCQECRQHFHDMCSSVTKPFKKARDFALWLWDAHNKVNERLMKEEAKEDTGDPEFPKLIWPPRQLCPSCYHSKTTKDVDENGVKWDQDEVYRFLVDYYGKTLVSLYKDKELVSDKTNILPADDITASAHAVTVPVGAALAIAVASCAFGALACYWRQQQKSRKPKRSWK
- the LOC140964205 gene encoding sulfhydryl oxidase 2-like isoform X1 gives rise to the protein MSSVFAVIFLILSSSCASSISATVSIGSRSILRLIDDDKAEKPDLAVELNPSNFDAVLKETPATFAVVEFFAKWCPACRNYKPQYEKVAKLFNGADAVHPGIILMTRVDCALKVNTDLCSKFSVDHYPMLLWGPPSKFVSGSWGPKQDKSEIYYVEDMRTADRLLNWINKKMNSSYSLDDSKYENEHLQRNASDPGQIARAIYDIEEATSTALDIILKHKMIKLETQASLIRFFQLLVVHHPSRRCRKGTSQILVDFDDFSVKTKEAASGEGKDLLGNYQICGNDVPRGYWMFCRGSKNDTRGFSCGLWVLLHSLSVRVDDEESHAAFAAICDFIHSFFLCQECRQHFHDMCSSVTKPFKKARDFALWLWDAHNKVNERLMKEEAKEDTGDPEFPKLIWPPRQLCPSCYHSKTTKDVDENGVKWDQDEVYRFLVDYYGKTLVSLYKDKELVSDKTNILPADDITASAHAVTVPVGAALAIAVASCAFGALACYWRQQQKSRKYKHYLHSLKSI
- the LOC140964205 gene encoding sulfhydryl oxidase 2-like isoform X3 — encoded protein: MENSDSSETVKWCPACRNYKPQYEKVAKLFNGADAVHPGIILMTRVDCALKVNTDLCSKFSVDHYPMLLWGPPSKFVSGSWGPKQDKSEIYYVEDMRTADRLLNWINKKMNSSYSLDDSKYENEHLQRNASDPGQIARAIYDIEEATSTALDIILKHKMIKLETQASLIRFFQLLVVHHPSRRCRKGTSQILVDFDDFSVKTKEAASGEGKDLLGNYQICGNDVPRGYWMFCRGSKNDTRGFSCGLWVLLHSLSVRVDDEESHAAFAAICDFIHSFFLCQECRQHFHDMCSSVTKPFKKARDFALWLWDAHNKVNERLMKEEAKEDTGDPEFPKLIWPPRQLCPSCYHSKTTKDVDENGVKWDQDEVYRFLVDYYGKTLVSLYKDKELVSDKTNILPADDITASAHAVTVPVGAALAIAVASCAFGALACYWRQQQKSRKYKHYLHSLKSI